In Thermoplasmatales archaeon, the DNA window GAGCAAAGAAATCACATACCTTAAAATCCTGTAAATTAAAACCTGATTTCCTTTCCTTCGTATTCAACTTTTATTATCCTATGATAAGGGATCATTCCCCTTTTTGTTTCAAGAAAATACCCTCCTATATTTATTATATCCTCCCCTTTTAGGTAATCAATATCATTTTCGTTTCCTCTGCTTATGTACCATACTACAACCTTGTTAAAATCATATTTTTTATCCCATTTTAGCTTGTTTAATATCCTTCTCACGAAATATTTATATACCGTTGCTATATTAAAATTGCTATTTTGAGGGATATTATGGAAAATAAAAAAGGAACAACAACACTTGCAATGGTTTGTAAAGATGGTGTTGTAGCAGCAGCAGAAAGGCGGGCTACAATGGGCACACTTATCGCTCATAAAGTAGCAAAAAAGATATATAAAATAGATGAGCATTTACTCCTTACAACTGCTGGGCTTGTTGGAGATGCGCAGATTCTTGCAAGATATATGAGAGTAGAATCAGAGCTTTACAAACTTGAAAGAGAAGAGAAAATGCCAGTAAAAGGAGCTGCAACTCTTATGGCAAACTTCCTCAATCAGAGAAAATTTTATCCATATTATGTCCAACTTATAATAGGAGGGGTTGATTCATCAGGCCCGCACGTGTTCTCGCTTGACCCAGCAGGAGGAGCAATTGAAGATATATATACAACAACTGGCTCAGGTTCACCATATGTTTTTGGTGTACTTGAAGATAATTATTCCAAGGATATGAGTGTTGATGAGGGAATCAATCTTGCAATAAGGGCACTGACAGCCGCGATGAAACGTGATTCAGCATCTGGAGATGGTATTGATGTTGTTGTTGTAACTGATAAGAATTATATAGAACTTAAAGATGAAGAGATAGAAGAAAGAAAGAAAAAGATGGGATTATAACTTTCATGCCAATTGAAGAAATTTTGGAAAAAATAAAAGAGGAAATAAGAGCATCTATACCTTCAAGTATAAGTATAACAGGTGTAGAGTTCGAAGGAGCGGAGTTGGTTATTTATACAAAGGACCCGGAAAAATTTGCGGAGGAAAGTGAGCTTATTAAACAATTAGCTAAAAAAATCCAGAAAAGAATTGTTGTAAGAGCGGATTCATCCGTTTTAATGGATATGGAAAAAGCGGAGGAAAAAATAAAAGAGCTTATCCCAAAGGAAGCAAATCTTGTAAATATATATTTTGAACCAGATGTTGGAGAAGTAACCCTTGAAGTTGAAAAACCCGGCATAGCTATAGGGAAAAAAGGAAATTTGCTTAATGAAATAAGAAAAACAATAGGTTGGGCACCGAAAGTGATAAGGGCTCCTCCTATGCCATCAAAGACAGTTCAGGACATAAGAAAATATTTGCGTCTTGTTTCTGAAGAAAGAATAAAGTTTTTGAGAAGATTTGGGAGAAGATTACATAGGGGCGTAAGCGAAGGGGAGAAGTGGGTAAGAATAACATCTCTTGGAGGATATAGAGAAGTCGGCAGGAGCTGTACAATGCTATCAACAAATGATAGTAAGATATTGATTGATTGCGGGTTAGATGTTTCATCACCTGAAAACGGTTCTCCATATCTCAATATGCCGGAAGTTTTACCCCTTGAGTCCATAGATGGAGTTGTAGTAACTCATGCTCATCTTGACCACTCGGGCTTAGTTCCAATGCTTTTTAAATATGGTTATGATGGACCAGTTTATGCAACATATCCAACAAGGGATGTAATGGTTCTTTTGCAGATGGATTACTTAAGAGTTTGTGGGGATGAGGCAAAAAAAGCTCCTTATACTTCAGAACATATAAGAAAAGAAATTCAGAATACAATCCCTCTTAACTACGGAGATACGATAGATATAGCCCCAGATATAAAATTAACAATGCATAGAGGGGGTCATATCCTTGGCTCTTCGATATGCCATTTCCATATAGGTGATGGATTGTTTAACATTGCTTTCTCAGGGGATATAAAATATGAGAAAACATGGCTTTTTAGCGCCGCCGCAACCCACTTCCCGCGCCTTGAGGCAATTGTCCTCGAATCAACTTATGGGGGAAAAGATGATATACAGCCGTCTCGCAAGAAGGCGAGCGAGCAACTTCGAGATATCATAAAGAAGACTATTGAAAACAAAGGAAAAGTGCTTATACCTGTATTTGCAATTGGGAGGTCACAAGAGGTAATGATAGTGATTGAGCAACTTATAAAAGAGAAGGAATTGCCGGAAGTGCCTGTGTACCTTGATGGAATGATATGGGAGGCAACTTCTATCCATACTGTTTATCCGGAATACTTAAATGCGGATTTGAGAAAAAAAATATTTCAGGAAGGAGAAAATCCACTGATGGCGGATTTTTTTGAAAGGGTTGATAGTGTTGATAAGAGGAGGGAAATTATAGACGAGAGCAATGAATGCATTATTCTTGCAACAAGTGGAATGCTCAATGGTGGACCAATAATGGAATATTTCAAGGCATGGGCGGATGATTCAAGAAGCACCCTAATATTTGTTGGTTATCAGGCAGAGGGAACTCTTGGAAGGAAATTACAGCGAGGTAATAGGGAAATCATTTTGGGAGATAAGGAAATAAAGGTTGAAATTAATATTGAAACTTGCGAAGGTTTCTCAGGCCATTCTGATAGAAACCAACTAATGAATTTCATAAAAAATATCTCACCAAAACCAAAAAGAATAATATTGAATCACGGGGAAGAGACAAAATGTATGGATTTAGCAGCTAGCTTATATAAAAAATTTGGGATAAAAACTCTCGCAATAAAAAATCTTGAGACAGTAAGATTTAGATAAGAATTATAAATAACCAATTGATTATAGTAAGGTGAATAGCATGGGAAAAAAGATAAAAGCAACTGGCATCTTGGTATTGTTATCCTTAGTAATTTTTATAAATAATGCATATGATGTATACTCTGGTAGCATGGATGAATTAATTGTTGATTTTTATTTTGAGCCAGAGACACCTTTAACATTCCAAACTGTTTATTTCTGGGACAATTCTACATATAACCAAAACTATGCGGTAAATTTTTCCTGGGACTTTGGAGATGGAAATATAAGCTATGAAAAAAACCCACAGCATGTTTACTCAATTCCTGGAAAATATAATGTAACACATGGGATAACTTTATACAATAATAGTGGTATTATAAACACTTCAATGGTTGTAAAGCAAATAAATGTTCTCAACCGCCCACCTGTGGCAAAATTTTATTGGAATGCTTATGGCAACAACTTTACATTCCGGGGGAATTTCGATTACGATCAGAGCTATGATTTAGATGGATATATAGCAAATTACACATGGGATTTTGGAGATGGGAGCATTGGATATGGAGCAGTCGTCACGCATACGTATATTTTAACAGGGAGATGCAATGTTACTTTAACTGTTCGCGATAACAATGGTTCAATTAATTCAATAAGAAGGGAAATAAATATTTCAAATAAGATGCCTTTTGCAAATTTTTCGTATGAGCCAGCAAATCCAACATCTCTTGATAATATTACATTTAACAGTACTTCATATGATCAAGACGGCTATATAACAAATTGGATATGGGACTTTGGAGGAGGAAAAATATTCTTTAATTCTACAGTTACATATAGATACGATGATAATGGAATTTACTCAGTATATCTTTTTGTAATAGATAATGAAGGAGCATTTAATTATACTTTGAAGAATGTTATAGTTTATAATATTCCTCCTTTTGCAAACTTTACTTGGGAACCATTTTACCCTATACCAAATAAAAACATAACATTTAATGCAAGCAATAGCTATGATTTAGATGGATATATAGCAAATTATACATGGGATTTTGGAGATGGAAGCACTGGATATGGCATCATTGTTGAGCATTCCTACAATTCATCAGGAATTTATAATGTTACCTTAACTGTGGTAGATGATGATAATGAAAATGCAACTCAAAGGTACTCTATCCTGGTTGCGGATTTTTATGTTGATAAAAATGTTTATGATCCCGCCAATCATACATGGAATAGAATTAGTGATGCATTGAATAATGCAAGTGATGGAGCATTTATATATGTAAGGGAAGGAATTTATGAAGAGGATGTAAATGTCTCAAAAGAGGTTTTTATTGAAGGAATTAATGCAACAGTATATGGAAATGTTAGCTTGCTGAAAAATATTACTTTTTGCAAAATGGGCACAAAAGGCTCATCATTTTCCGCTGGAGAAAATTGCTCAATATATAATTGTACAATAGAAGCGGATAAAATAAAATTAAACAGGAAAAACATCCTCTTCTACAATGAAATCAAAGGTGAAATTGAATTATTGGATTGGAACAATTTGACATATAACTCAATAGGAGGGGGAGTATCTGTAAAGGGAAATGAAAATGAATTTTACGAAAATAAGGTTTATAATGCGTTTTACGGATTTAATCTATCCGGTGAGTTCAATAAAGTGGTAAAGAATGAAATAAGTGGATGTATCTACGGAATATACCTCTGGAAATTCAATGAAATTGTCAGCAACGATATAGGATTTAGCGGATTTGGAATCTATATAAATACGGACAATATCCTTATTGGGTATAATAAAATTGCGTATAGCTACTTTGGTATATACTCAGCAAACTCAGAAAATGTAACTCTTCTCGATCTAATTCTTTTAAACAATACCAACTCCATTTACTCAAAAAATATTTTTGCTGAAAATGTTAAAATAGAAAATGGAAAAAATGGAATAATAGCAAATGGAAAAGTAATTAATTCTTCAATAAAGGGTTTGGAGAACGGAATAATAGCGAGCAATGTATTGATAGAAAATTGCTCGATTGAAAAATGTAAAAATGGATTGAACATCAGCAATTCAGAGATTGTTTATACCAATTTAGAAGAAAATTATATAGGAGCTTATATAGATAATACCTCCGTCATAAATTGCAGTTTCTCAAAAAACATTTACGCAATTAAAGCGGGAGATGGAAATAGCATATCAAATTCAACTCTTTCAAATAATTCTTTTGCGATAATATGTGATGGAATAAATAACTCAATTTTTAAATCCAACATTTATAGGAACGGTGGCGGTATATACATAAAAAATTCTTTTAACTCAGTTTATGAAAATATTGTAAAAGAAAATGAGTATGGATTGAGGATTTTCACCTCACCCTATAACACAATTGATAAAAATAGTTTTGAAGATAACAAATACAACTTTGATATGGAAGGAAGCGAAATTAATCATTTCTATCAAAAAATAGAAAATAATACAGCGAATAGCCTTTCATTCTTATATCTTTTAAATGAATCAAACGTTGCATTAAATGGGAGCTATGGCTACATTGCCCTTATTGGTTGCAAAAACATTTCATTAAATAATTTCAGCAACTCGCATGCTGGCGAGCTTTTGCTGGCGGGCTGCTGGGATGTGAGGTTTAAAGGCGGAGTTGTGCGGGAAAATATAGAAGGAATTTATGTTTTTAAGAGCAGGAATTTATCTTTTGAGGGTATTGAAATAAGGAATAATGTGCGGGGTTTATCAACGAAATCATCTTATGGGCTTGCAATTTATAATTGCTCATTTGAAGGAAATGAAAAGGGAATTAACTTATTCAATATAGGAAGGGAATTTTCTGAAGTTAGGATGGCAATGGTGAATTTCTATAATAATTCATATGGTTTCAGTATAGAGAATGCGGATGGAATAAATGTGAGCGGTGTAAATGCTAGTATGAATGGATTGGATGGGGCTATATATAATGGGAATGTCTATATTAGTTATTCAAAAATTTCATCTTTATCATTTAAGGAATCAGAGATAAACATATCTGTCTCAGAAATTTATAAAATTTATGTAGAAAACTCAAAAATTTCAATCTTTAACAGTTCAATTAAGAATTTAGACGCTAAGGAATGCAACTCTTATATTGAGAGATGTAACTTATCAGGAAATCTGAGCTTATATAATGGAAAAATTGAATTGAACAATAGCATTTTTTACAAAAATGAAAATATATTGTTTAACTTTTCATATGTTTCAATAAGAAATTCAATATTTAATTGGAACAATATATCTAAATTCACAGGTGCAAATGGGTCTTTGAGAGATAGTATTATAGCAAACAATAGCATTGGGCTATTGGTCGAGAACTCAACTCTTTCATTAACTAACATAACTGGTTATAAAAATGGTATAGGAATTTACTTGAATTCTTCATACTGCGAGATTTATTACGGGAATTTCTCTGAAAATAATATATCAATTTTTGTAGATGGATGGAACAATACAATTGAAAAAATATTGATTCATCATAATAAGAAAGGCATTTTGTTATATGGAAATAATAATACGGTAAAAAATTGCTCATTCTGGAGAAATGAAATTGGAATTGAAGCATATGGAAGCAACAAAATCTATTCAAATAATTTTGTTTATAATTGGAAAAATGCAATTGAGAAAGGAAATAATAGCTGGAATTTAACCTATCCTGTTGGAGGAAATTATTGGCATGATTATCTAGGCAAGGATTTTATGAAGGGTGAGAAGCAGAATATAAGTGGAAAAGATGAAATTGGCGATACTCCGTATCAAATAAATGGGAGCTATGATTTCTATCCTCTTATAGAAAAATGTAATACCGCTGCTTTAATCCCGAATGAAAAACCAATTGCAAAATTTTATTTCTATCCATCATTTCCTTCTTCATTCGAAAACATAATGTTCTTTGATTCTTCCTATGATGAAAATGGGGAAGATGACATAATTTCATGGACATGGGATTTTGGAAACGGAATTAGAAGCAATGAAAGAAATCCAATTCACAACTATACTGTTCCTGGAAATTATACTATAACTTTAACAGTTAAGGATAAAAGCAATGAAACAGGAGCATTCTCTATAAATATTTCAATAAAAAATACTCCACCATATGCAGACTTTTCATTCAAAGAGAATCCAAAATCATATGAAATTGTTGAATTTAATGCAAGCAATAGCTATGATTTAGATGGATATATAGTAAATTATACATGGGACTTTGGAGATGGAAGCAATGGATATGGAAATATTTCCTATCACAAATATATAAAGCCAGGGATTTATAAAGTTAAATTGGTTATTATTGATAACAACGGGAGCAAAAAAGAAAAGGAAAAGGAGATAGAAATAATTAATAGAGAACCAAGTGCTGATTTTATATACTCGCCCGAAAAAGCAAGTCCTGGAGAAGAGATGGAATTCACCGATCTATCAACTGATATGGACGGAGAAATAATTTCATACATTTGGAATTTTGGAGATGGAACCTTTTCATACGAAAAAAATCCAACTCATGCATATGAAAAGCCAGGAGAATATGAAGTAACATTGATTGTAAAGGATGATTATGGAGCGATTGCGAGCATTAAAAAAACAATAACGGTGAAGAAAAAAGAAATCCCATCCTTCGAACTTATCATATTTGTGTTTGCACTGATAATCTTAATTTCAAGAAGAAAAATCTGCTTTTAAAAACATAATTTAAAAATTTTATGGGCCCGCCCGGATTTGAACCGGAGTCTCTGGCTCCCAAGGCCAAAAGGATACCAGGCTACCCCACGGGCCCTAAAAATCGTAAAGTAAAAAAGGATATAAAACTTTTCCATTCATGAAAAAAATTATTGCTAATCTGATTTTAGTATTTACATTGTTTGTTATATACTCATCTGTAGCAATCAGTTTCTTCATTGATTTTGAAGCAGAGATTTCCTCCCAATCTCTAATGTTTGCTCTTATATTCAATTTCCTGATAATTTTTATTCCTTCCATATTATTTGCTTACCTTTATTATGGTGAGATATGGAATAGTCTTTATTTTAGAAAAGAGGGTGCTGTAAAATCAATATTATATGGCTTTCTATCAACAATAATTTTTCTCTTTCTGCAAGGAGCTTTTCTAACAATTATAGGATATGAAGAAAGCAATCCTTTAGCAGAGAAAATTGTTGAAATTGTAAAAAGAAATTCATTTCTCTTATTTCTAATACCAATAATCTCTTCAATAAGTGAGGAAACTTTTTATAGAGGGGTTATTCAAAATTTGCTACAAAAAAAGATGGGCATATATTCAATTTTTTTAACTTCTTTAATTTTTGCAATTGCGCATATAGAGTACAAAACAATTTTCCAAATTTTGATGCCCTTCCTTTTTGCCCTTCTTTTGGGTTTTTTAATGTACAAATTTAAAAACATTTTTGCACCGATATCCGCACATTTCTTCTATAATTTTTTAAGCTTGCTTGTTAGTGTTTTTTATGGATGAAGATATTTCATTAACTTTATTTACACAAAAATAATTAAATATGTGCATCCGAGCGAAAGAATAAAGGGAGAAAAGAGCAAAAAATTATGGAATAAAAAAATTATTTTTGGGATTACAGGCGGAATTGCAGCGGTTGAATGCGTGAAGATTGCCAGGGAGCTAATAAGACACGGGGCGGATGTTTATCCAGTGATGACAAAAGATGCGTGTAATATACTGCATCCGCAAGCAATGAAATTTGCAACAGGAAATGATGTCATAATTGAGTTGACGGGCAATGTAGAGCATGTTTCCTATGAGGCGGATTTGTTGCTAATTGCGCCTTGTACAGCAAATACGATTTCTAAAATTGCGAATGGAATTGCGGATAATGCCCTCACTACTTTTGCTCTTGCATTTGAAAATAAAATTATAATTGCTCCTTCAATGCACGAAAAAATGTTTAAAAATAAATTTCTTGAAGAAAATATTAAAAAATGCAATGAAAAGGGAATTAAATTTATTCCTCCAAAAATTGAGGAAGGAAAAGCAAAAATGGCAAGCAATGAAGAAATAATTGAAGCGGTTATAAGGGAATTGAGAGGAAAAGATAAAGAAGGTAAAAAAGTGCTAGTTATAGGTGGCCCAACATCAGAGCCAATAGATGATGTGAGAGTTTTAACAAATATTTCCTCCGGAAAAATGGCAAGAGCAATAGCAATAGAGGTATATGAAAGAGGGGCGGATGTTGAAACATGGTTTAGTAGTATAGAAAGCTTTTCATTTATTCCGAACAGGAGTTTTTCTGCAATAAAGGATCTAATCAATTTAATTAAGAAAGCAAAAAAATATGATGCAGTAATAAATTGTGCTGCAATTTCAGATTTTATAGTAAAGAAAAGAAAGGGAAAAATAGAGAGCAAAGAAAAAGTAGTTGTTTGCCTTGAGCCATCTCCAAGAATAAATCCAATGCTCAAGAAAATAGGAAAGATTGTTATTGGCTTTAAACTAGAAGAAAAAAATGTTTTTGAAAGAGCATATAAAAGAATGAGGGGAGATGGAATA includes these proteins:
- a CDS encoding DUF504 domain-containing protein; protein product: MSDKCAHCSPPFCCCYNTIFTNHCKCCCSFFIFHNIPQNSNFNIATVYKYFVRRILNKLKWDKKYDFNKVVVWYISRGNENDIDYLKGEDIINIGGYFLETKRGMIPYHRIIKVEYEGKEIRF
- the psmB gene encoding archaeal proteasome endopeptidase complex subunit beta, with amino-acid sequence MENKKGTTTLAMVCKDGVVAAAERRATMGTLIAHKVAKKIYKIDEHLLLTTAGLVGDAQILARYMRVESELYKLEREEKMPVKGAATLMANFLNQRKFYPYYVQLIIGGVDSSGPHVFSLDPAGGAIEDIYTTTGSGSPYVFGVLEDNYSKDMSVDEGINLAIRALTAAMKRDSASGDGIDVVVVTDKNYIELKDEEIEERKKKMGL
- the coaBC gene encoding bifunctional phosphopantothenoylcysteine decarboxylase/phosphopantothenate--cysteine ligase CoaBC, whose product is MHPSERIKGEKSKKLWNKKIIFGITGGIAAVECVKIARELIRHGADVYPVMTKDACNILHPQAMKFATGNDVIIELTGNVEHVSYEADLLLIAPCTANTISKIANGIADNALTTFALAFENKIIIAPSMHEKMFKNKFLEENIKKCNEKGIKFIPPKIEEGKAKMASNEEIIEAVIRELRGKDKEGKKVLVIGGPTSEPIDDVRVLTNISSGKMARAIAIEVYERGADVETWFSSIESFSFIPNRSFSAIKDLINLIKKAKKYDAVINCAAISDFIVKKRKGKIESKEKVVVCLEPSPRINPMLKKIGKIVIGFKLEEKNVFERAYKRMRGDGIDYMIGNKIDSIGKDYTQIWIIGKEGLIKKVKGRKEEVAKNIVDLI
- a CDS encoding PKD domain-containing protein, which gives rise to MGKKIKATGILVLLSLVIFINNAYDVYSGSMDELIVDFYFEPETPLTFQTVYFWDNSTYNQNYAVNFSWDFGDGNISYEKNPQHVYSIPGKYNVTHGITLYNNSGIINTSMVVKQINVLNRPPVAKFYWNAYGNNFTFRGNFDYDQSYDLDGYIANYTWDFGDGSIGYGAVVTHTYILTGRCNVTLTVRDNNGSINSIRREINISNKMPFANFSYEPANPTSLDNITFNSTSYDQDGYITNWIWDFGGGKIFFNSTVTYRYDDNGIYSVYLFVIDNEGAFNYTLKNVIVYNIPPFANFTWEPFYPIPNKNITFNASNSYDLDGYIANYTWDFGDGSTGYGIIVEHSYNSSGIYNVTLTVVDDDNENATQRYSILVADFYVDKNVYDPANHTWNRISDALNNASDGAFIYVREGIYEEDVNVSKEVFIEGINATVYGNVSLLKNITFCKMGTKGSSFSAGENCSIYNCTIEADKIKLNRKNILFYNEIKGEIELLDWNNLTYNSIGGGVSVKGNENEFYENKVYNAFYGFNLSGEFNKVVKNEISGCIYGIYLWKFNEIVSNDIGFSGFGIYINTDNILIGYNKIAYSYFGIYSANSENVTLLDLILLNNTNSIYSKNIFAENVKIENGKNGIIANGKVINSSIKGLENGIIASNVLIENCSIEKCKNGLNISNSEIVYTNLEENYIGAYIDNTSVINCSFSKNIYAIKAGDGNSISNSTLSNNSFAIICDGINNSIFKSNIYRNGGGIYIKNSFNSVYENIVKENEYGLRIFTSPYNTIDKNSFEDNKYNFDMEGSEINHFYQKIENNTANSLSFLYLLNESNVALNGSYGYIALIGCKNISLNNFSNSHAGELLLAGCWDVRFKGGVVRENIEGIYVFKSRNLSFEGIEIRNNVRGLSTKSSYGLAIYNCSFEGNEKGINLFNIGREFSEVRMAMVNFYNNSYGFSIENADGINVSGVNASMNGLDGAIYNGNVYISYSKISSLSFKESEINISVSEIYKIYVENSKISIFNSSIKNLDAKECNSYIERCNLSGNLSLYNGKIELNNSIFYKNENILFNFSYVSIRNSIFNWNNISKFTGANGSLRDSIIANNSIGLLVENSTLSLTNITGYKNGIGIYLNSSYCEIYYGNFSENNISIFVDGWNNTIEKILIHHNKKGILLYGNNNTVKNCSFWRNEIGIEAYGSNKIYSNNFVYNWKNAIEKGNNSWNLTYPVGGNYWHDYLGKDFMKGEKQNISGKDEIGDTPYQINGSYDFYPLIEKCNTAALIPNEKPIAKFYFYPSFPSSFENIMFFDSSYDENGEDDIISWTWDFGNGIRSNERNPIHNYTVPGNYTITLTVKDKSNETGAFSINISIKNTPPYADFSFKENPKSYEIVEFNASNSYDLDGYIVNYTWDFGDGSNGYGNISYHKYIKPGIYKVKLVIIDNNGSKKEKEKEIEIINREPSADFIYSPEKASPGEEMEFTDLSTDMDGEIISYIWNFGDGTFSYEKNPTHAYEKPGEYEVTLIVKDDYGAIASIKKTITVKKKEIPSFELIIFVFALIILISRRKICF
- a CDS encoding beta-CASP ribonuclease aCPSF1, producing MPIEEILEKIKEEIRASIPSSISITGVEFEGAELVIYTKDPEKFAEESELIKQLAKKIQKRIVVRADSSVLMDMEKAEEKIKELIPKEANLVNIYFEPDVGEVTLEVEKPGIAIGKKGNLLNEIRKTIGWAPKVIRAPPMPSKTVQDIRKYLRLVSEERIKFLRRFGRRLHRGVSEGEKWVRITSLGGYREVGRSCTMLSTNDSKILIDCGLDVSSPENGSPYLNMPEVLPLESIDGVVVTHAHLDHSGLVPMLFKYGYDGPVYATYPTRDVMVLLQMDYLRVCGDEAKKAPYTSEHIRKEIQNTIPLNYGDTIDIAPDIKLTMHRGGHILGSSICHFHIGDGLFNIAFSGDIKYEKTWLFSAAATHFPRLEAIVLESTYGGKDDIQPSRKKASEQLRDIIKKTIENKGKVLIPVFAIGRSQEVMIVIEQLIKEKELPEVPVYLDGMIWEATSIHTVYPEYLNADLRKKIFQEGENPLMADFFERVDSVDKRREIIDESNECIILATSGMLNGGPIMEYFKAWADDSRSTLIFVGYQAEGTLGRKLQRGNREIILGDKEIKVEINIETCEGFSGHSDRNQLMNFIKNISPKPKRIILNHGEETKCMDLAASLYKKFGIKTLAIKNLETVRFR
- a CDS encoding CPBP family intramembrane metalloprotease encodes the protein MKKIIANLILVFTLFVIYSSVAISFFIDFEAEISSQSLMFALIFNFLIIFIPSILFAYLYYGEIWNSLYFRKEGAVKSILYGFLSTIIFLFLQGAFLTIIGYEESNPLAEKIVEIVKRNSFLLFLIPIISSISEETFYRGVIQNLLQKKMGIYSIFLTSLIFAIAHIEYKTIFQILMPFLFALLLGFLMYKFKNIFAPISAHFFYNFLSLLVSVFYG